Proteins from a single region of Pseudomonas sp. 10S4:
- the nusA gene encoding transcription termination factor NusA, with product MSKEVLLVVESVSNEKGVPANVIFEALELALATATKKRFEDEVDLRVEINRHTGAYETFRRWTVVEEANLDDPAIETWPSKVAETHPGAQVGDVVEEKIESIEFGRIAAQTAKQVIVQKVREAERAQVVDAYRERLGEIISGTVKKVTRDNVIVDLGNNAEALLAREDIISRETFRVGVRLRALLKEIRTENRGPQLILSRTAPEMLIELFRIEVPEIAEGLIEVMAASRDPGSRAKIAVRSKDKRIDPQGACIGMRGSRVQAVSGELGGERVDIVLWDDNPAQFVINAMSPAEVAAIIVDEDAHAMDIAVGADNLAQAIGRGGQNVRLASQLTGWTLNVMTESDIQAKQQAETGDILRNFIDELEVDEDLAQVLVDEGFTSLEEIAYVPLEEMLNIDGFDEETVNELRARAKDRLLTKAIATEEKLADAHPAEDLLSLEGMDKDLAMELAVRGVITREDLAEQSIDDLLDIDGIDDDRAGKLIMAARAHWFE from the coding sequence ATGAGCAAAGAAGTACTGCTGGTTGTTGAGTCGGTATCCAATGAAAAGGGCGTACCGGCAAACGTAATTTTTGAAGCGCTGGAGCTGGCTCTGGCCACTGCTACCAAAAAACGTTTCGAGGACGAAGTCGATCTGCGTGTGGAAATCAATCGCCACACCGGTGCTTACGAGACATTCCGTCGCTGGACGGTCGTCGAAGAAGCAAACCTGGACGATCCGGCTATCGAAACCTGGCCGAGCAAGGTTGCAGAAACGCATCCTGGTGCCCAGGTTGGTGATGTAGTCGAAGAAAAGATCGAATCCATCGAGTTCGGCCGTATCGCTGCACAGACTGCCAAGCAAGTCATCGTGCAGAAAGTTCGCGAAGCCGAGCGTGCTCAAGTTGTTGATGCTTACCGCGAGCGCCTGGGTGAAATCATCTCCGGCACCGTGAAGAAAGTGACCCGCGACAACGTGATCGTTGACCTGGGCAACAACGCTGAGGCGTTGCTGGCTCGTGAAGACATCATTTCTCGCGAAACTTTCCGGGTTGGCGTGCGTCTGCGTGCGCTGCTCAAGGAAATCCGCACCGAGAACCGCGGCCCGCAGCTGATCCTGTCGCGTACCGCGCCGGAAATGCTGATCGAGTTGTTCCGCATCGAAGTGCCGGAAATCGCTGAAGGCCTGATCGAAGTAATGGCTGCGTCCCGTGACCCGGGTTCGCGCGCCAAGATCGCGGTCCGCTCCAAGGACAAACGCATTGACCCGCAAGGCGCTTGCATCGGTATGCGCGGTTCGCGCGTCCAGGCAGTGTCGGGCGAGTTGGGCGGCGAGCGTGTGGACATCGTCCTGTGGGACGATAACCCGGCGCAGTTCGTGATTAATGCAATGTCGCCGGCTGAAGTGGCGGCAATTATCGTTGACGAAGATGCCCATGCAATGGACATCGCCGTTGGCGCAGACAATCTGGCTCAGGCCATCGGTCGCGGTGGTCAGAACGTGCGTCTGGCTAGCCAGTTGACTGGCTGGACCCTGAACGTGATGACCGAATCGGACATCCAGGCTAAGCAGCAAGCAGAAACCGGCGACATCCTGCGCAACTTCATCGACGAGCTGGAAGTCGATGAAGACCTGGCGCAAGTGCTGGTAGATGAAGGCTTCACCAGCCTGGAAGAGATTGCCTACGTACCGTTGGAAGAAATGCTCAACATCGACGGCTTTGACGAAGAAACCGTCAACGAGCTTCGCGCTCGCGCCAAGGATCGTTTGTTGACCAAAGCCATCGCTACTGAGGAAAAGCTGGCAGACGCCCATCCGGCCGAAGACCTGCTCTCGCTTGAGGGTATGGACAAGGATTTGGCGATGGAACTGGCGGTGCGCGGCGTAATTACCCGCGAAGACCTGGCCGAGCAGTCTATTGACGACCTGCTCGACATCGACGGCATTGACGATGATCGTGCCGGCAAGTTGATCATGGCCGCCCGAGCCCACTGGTTCGAGTAA
- the tpiA gene encoding triose-phosphate isomerase: MRRPMVAGNWKMHGTRASVAELINGLRNLALPSGVDVAVFPSFLHVNQVIDGLEGKSIKVGAQNAAVESKQGALTGEVAPSQLAEEGCSLVLVGHSERRQIIGENDETLIRKFAAAQACGLIPVLCIGETLEQREAGKTLEVVGRQLGSIIEELGVGAFAKAVIAYEPVWAIGTGLTASPQQAQDVHAAIRAQLAAENSEVAQGVRLLYGGSVKAANAVELFGMPDIDGGLIGGASLNADEFGAICRAAGN, from the coding sequence ATGCGTCGCCCTATGGTAGCTGGTAACTGGAAGATGCACGGTACCCGCGCCAGCGTCGCTGAGCTGATCAATGGCTTGCGTAATCTAGCCTTGCCGAGCGGTGTTGATGTAGCGGTATTCCCGTCCTTTCTGCATGTCAATCAAGTGATTGATGGTCTGGAAGGAAAGTCGATCAAGGTCGGCGCGCAGAACGCTGCGGTGGAATCCAAACAAGGTGCGTTGACCGGTGAAGTTGCGCCGAGTCAGCTGGCCGAAGAGGGTTGCTCACTGGTACTCGTGGGTCACTCTGAACGTCGCCAGATCATCGGCGAGAATGATGAAACACTCATTCGCAAGTTCGCAGCGGCACAGGCATGTGGCTTGATTCCGGTGTTGTGCATAGGGGAAACCCTTGAGCAGCGCGAAGCCGGGAAAACTCTTGAGGTTGTCGGGCGTCAGCTGGGCAGCATCATTGAGGAGCTGGGTGTTGGTGCTTTTGCAAAGGCAGTAATTGCTTACGAGCCGGTCTGGGCCATTGGCACCGGGCTGACTGCTTCGCCGCAACAGGCGCAGGATGTGCACGCAGCCATTCGCGCTCAGTTGGCAGCAGAGAATTCTGAGGTCGCACAAGGTGTGCGGCTTCTATACGGCGGCAGCGTGAAGGCGGCCAATGCGGTCGAACTGTTCGGCATGCCGGATATCGATGGGGGGCTCATTGGTGGAGCTTCCCTGAATGCAGATGAGTTCGGTGCGATTTGTCGCGCCGCGGGAAACTGA
- the glmM gene encoding phosphoglucosamine mutase, which produces MTKKYFGTDGIRGRVGEYPITPDFMLKLGWAAGMAFRKMGACKVLVGKDTRISGYMFESALEAGLTSAGADVMLLGPMPTPAIAYLTRTFHAEAGIVISASHNPHDDNGIKFFSGKGTKLPDEVELMIEELLDTPMTVVESSKIGRVSRINDASGRYIEFCKSSVPTGTSFAGLKIVIDCAHGATYKVAPSVFRELGADVVVLSAQPNGLNINENCGSTHMGPLQAAVLAEHADLGIAFDGDGDRVLMVDHTGAVVDGDELLFIIARDLHERGKLQGGVVGTLMSNLGLELALADLSIPFVRANVGDRYVIADLLERNWLVGGENSGHIVCFNHTTTGDAIIAALQVLMALKTRSEGLAQARQALRKCPQVLINVRFGGGASPLEHPSVMEASERVTQAMAGRGRVLLRKSGTEPLVRVMVEGEDETQVRGYAEELAKLVTEVSA; this is translated from the coding sequence ATGACTAAGAAATATTTTGGCACCGACGGCATTCGTGGTCGGGTCGGCGAATATCCGATCACTCCAGACTTTATGCTCAAGCTCGGTTGGGCTGCCGGCATGGCGTTCCGCAAGATGGGTGCCTGCAAGGTGCTGGTAGGCAAGGACACTCGAATTTCCGGGTACATGTTCGAATCGGCACTTGAAGCCGGGCTGACTTCGGCCGGTGCCGACGTGATGCTCCTGGGGCCAATGCCGACACCGGCCATCGCGTACCTGACGCGTACTTTCCATGCCGAGGCCGGCATCGTGATCAGTGCTTCGCACAATCCACACGATGACAACGGCATCAAGTTTTTCTCCGGGAAAGGCACCAAGCTTCCGGATGAAGTCGAGTTGATGATCGAAGAGTTGCTCGATACCCCGATGACCGTGGTTGAGTCGAGCAAGATCGGCAGGGTGTCGCGCATCAACGATGCCTCGGGTCGTTACATTGAATTCTGCAAGAGCAGCGTCCCGACCGGCACCAGCTTCGCGGGCCTGAAAATCGTAATCGACTGCGCCCATGGTGCGACTTACAAAGTCGCGCCTAGCGTATTCCGTGAGCTGGGTGCCGATGTTGTTGTGTTATCTGCTCAGCCAAACGGCCTGAACATCAACGAAAATTGCGGATCGACTCATATGGGTCCACTGCAAGCTGCCGTATTGGCCGAACATGCCGATCTGGGTATCGCCTTCGATGGTGATGGTGATCGGGTGCTGATGGTCGATCACACTGGCGCTGTCGTCGATGGTGATGAGCTGCTGTTCATCATCGCTCGCGATCTGCATGAGCGTGGCAAGTTGCAGGGCGGCGTGGTCGGTACGTTGATGAGTAACCTGGGCCTGGAACTGGCCCTGGCAGATCTGTCGATTCCATTTGTGCGCGCCAATGTCGGCGACCGTTATGTGATCGCTGACCTGCTGGAGCGCAACTGGTTGGTCGGTGGCGAGAACTCCGGGCACATCGTCTGCTTCAATCACACCACCACCGGTGATGCGATCATCGCGGCGTTGCAGGTGTTGATGGCGCTGAAGACTCGCTCCGAAGGACTGGCTCAGGCCCGTCAGGCGCTGCGCAAGTGTCCTCAGGTGCTGATTAATGTCCGTTTCGGCGGCGGTGCGAGCCCTCTCGAACATCCGTCGGTTATGGAGGCCAGCGAGCGCGTCACGCAGGCCATGGCGGGTCGTGGGCGTGTGCTGTTGCGCAAGTCCGGTACCGAGCCACTGGTGCGGGTCATGGTTGAAGGCGAGGACGAAACACAGGTTCGTGGTTATGCCGAAGAGCTGGCAAAACTGGTTACTGAAGTTTCTGCCTGA
- the secG gene encoding preprotein translocase subunit SecG yields MLETVVVVFHLLGALGVVALVLLQQGKGADAGASFGAGASNTVFGSQGSSTFLSKFTAILAAGFFITSLGLGYFAKEKAHQLTQVGLPNPAVLEVPKQKPASDDVPVLQEQKSATPTTDVPPAQEQK; encoded by the coding sequence ATGCTGGAAACAGTCGTAGTCGTTTTTCATCTGCTGGGCGCATTGGGCGTAGTTGCTCTGGTATTGCTGCAGCAGGGTAAAGGTGCGGATGCTGGCGCGTCTTTCGGAGCAGGTGCTTCAAATACTGTGTTCGGAAGCCAAGGATCCTCTACCTTTCTTAGTAAGTTTACTGCTATACTTGCCGCAGGTTTCTTCATAACCAGCTTAGGGTTAGGTTACTTTGCTAAAGAGAAAGCTCATCAGCTGACTCAAGTAGGTTTGCCAAATCCAGCAGTGTTGGAAGTGCCAAAGCAAAAACCGGCTTCTGATGATGTCCCGGTGCTTCAAGAGCAAAAGTCGGCTACTCCAACGACTGACGTGCCTCCAGCTCAAGAGCAGAAGTAA
- a CDS encoding MFS transporter, which yields MLWQLTQMLWVGGLWLLHIGLLPALGKIGLAPLLIDEIEGMLDALMVGFATACVIFQALVLVQAEGLVSLWRDIRGQLLLMALYACAMYFVVRFDWPDAVRWEEFSYLVLGFAGLVLVLQPVPGWSGRVREAHP from the coding sequence ATGCTTTGGCAACTGACCCAGATGTTGTGGGTTGGGGGCCTGTGGCTGTTGCATATCGGTTTGCTGCCGGCGTTGGGCAAAATTGGCCTGGCGCCGCTGCTGATCGATGAAATTGAAGGCATGCTTGATGCGCTGATGGTGGGATTCGCCACAGCGTGTGTGATTTTTCAGGCTTTGGTGCTGGTTCAGGCCGAGGGCCTTGTCAGTCTATGGCGGGATATTCGCGGGCAACTGCTGCTGATGGCGCTCTATGCGTGCGCGATGTATTTCGTCGTGCGCTTCGATTGGCCGGATGCAGTGCGCTGGGAAGAGTTCAGCTATCTGGTCCTGGGGTTTGCCGGGCTGGTGCTGGTGTTGCAGCCGGTGCCTGGATGGAGTGGCAGGGTGCGCGAAGCACACCCTTGA
- the greA gene encoding transcription elongation factor GreA: MIKYPMTVQGAKALEEEHAHLTKVVRPKLSQDIGTARELGDLKENAEYHAAREQQGMVEARIRDIEGRMQNAVIIDVTTIPHTGKVIFGTTVEIANVETDETVIYHIVGEDEADFKLGKISVGSPLARALIAKQEGDVVAVKTPGGVIEYEIVEVRHI; encoded by the coding sequence ATGATCAAATACCCAATGACCGTCCAGGGTGCCAAAGCCCTGGAAGAGGAACACGCTCACCTGACCAAGGTCGTCCGTCCGAAGCTCAGCCAGGACATCGGTACGGCCCGCGAATTGGGTGATCTGAAGGAAAACGCCGAATACCACGCTGCTCGCGAGCAGCAGGGTATGGTCGAGGCGCGGATCCGTGACATCGAAGGCCGTATGCAGAATGCGGTGATCATTGATGTCACGACCATTCCTCATACCGGCAAAGTGATTTTCGGTACCACCGTTGAAATCGCCAACGTCGAAACTGACGAGACCGTCATTTACCACATCGTTGGTGAGGACGAGGCTGACTTCAAGCTGGGCAAGATTTCGGTGGGTTCGCCACTGGCTCGCGCCTTGATCGCCAAGCAAGAAGGCGATGTGGTCGCCGTGAAAACGCCAGGTGGCGTTATCGAGTACGAGATTGTCGAAGTCCGTCACATCTAA
- the rlmE gene encoding 23S rRNA (uridine(2552)-2'-O)-methyltransferase RlmE: MARSKTSLKWLQEHFNDPFVKMAQKDGYRSRASYKLLEIQDRDRLIRPGMSVIDLGAAPGGWSQVTSRLIGGQGTLIASDILEMDSIPDVTFIQGDFTEDAVLAQILEAVGKNEVDLVISDMAPNMSGLASVDMPRSMFLCELALDLAVRVLKPGGDFLIKVFQGEGFDEYHKSVRMQFEKVTTRKPKSSRDRSREQYLLGRGFRGRSEE; the protein is encoded by the coding sequence GTGGCCCGTTCCAAGACAAGTCTTAAATGGCTGCAAGAGCATTTCAACGACCCATTCGTCAAAATGGCGCAAAAAGACGGGTACCGCTCCCGTGCCAGCTACAAACTGCTGGAGATCCAGGACAGGGATCGTCTGATCCGCCCCGGCATGAGCGTGATCGACCTGGGCGCCGCCCCGGGTGGCTGGTCCCAAGTGACCAGTCGTCTGATTGGTGGGCAAGGCACGCTGATCGCTTCCGACATCCTGGAAATGGACAGCATCCCTGATGTGACCTTTATTCAGGGTGACTTCACCGAGGATGCAGTGCTCGCGCAGATTCTCGAAGCTGTCGGAAAAAACGAGGTGGACCTTGTGATTTCCGATATGGCCCCCAATATGAGTGGATTGGCGTCTGTAGATATGCCGCGATCAATGTTCCTGTGCGAGTTGGCACTGGATCTTGCGGTACGGGTATTGAAGCCAGGTGGTGATTTTTTGATCAAGGTCTTCCAGGGTGAAGGCTTCGACGAATACCACAAGAGCGTTCGCATGCAGTTCGAAAAGGTCACGACGCGCAAGCCTAAATCGTCGCGCGATCGCTCTCGTGAGCAGTACCTGCTGGGCCGCGGTTTCCGCGGGCGTAGCGAGGAATAA
- the ftsH gene encoding ATP-dependent zinc metalloprotease FtsH gives MAKNLILWLIIAAVLVTVMNNFSSPNEPQTLNYSDFIQQVKDGKVERVAVDGYVITGKRNDGDSFKTIRPAIQDNGLIGDLVDNHVVVEGKQPEQQSIWTQLLVASFPILVIIAVFMFFMRQMQGGAGGKGGPMSFGKSKARLLSEDQVKTTLGDVAGCDEAKEEVGELVEFLRDPGKFQRLGGRIPRGVLMVGPPGTGKTLLAKAIAGEAKVPFFTISGSDFVEMFVGVGASRVRDMFEQAKKHAPCIIFIDEIDAVGRHRGAGMGGGHDEREQTLNQLLVEMDGFEMNDGIIVIAATNRPDVLDPALLRPGRFDRQVVVGLPDIRGREQILKVHMRKVPMGDDVAPAVIARGTPGFSGADLANLVNEASLFAARTGKRIVEMKEFELAKDKIMMGAERKSMVMSEKEKQNTAYHEAGHAIVGRVVPEHDPVYKVSIIPRGRALGVTMFLPEEDRYSLSKRALISQICSLYGGRIAEEMTLGFDGVTTGASNDIMRASQIARNMVTKWGLSEKLGPLMYAEEEGEVFLGRGGGGQSASFSGETAKLIDSEVRSIIDQCYGTAKQILTDNRDKLDAMADALMKYETIDADQIDDIMAGRTPREPRDWSGGGAGTSGTPPVAQDPRPETPIGGPAADV, from the coding sequence ATGGCAAAGAATCTGATCCTGTGGTTGATCATCGCGGCTGTCCTTGTGACGGTGATGAACAACTTCTCCAGCCCTAACGAGCCGCAGACCCTTAACTATTCCGACTTCATCCAGCAGGTCAAGGATGGCAAGGTCGAGCGCGTAGCCGTGGATGGCTATGTGATTACCGGCAAGCGCAACGATGGCGACAGCTTCAAGACCATTCGTCCGGCAATTCAGGACAATGGCCTGATCGGCGACCTGGTGGATAACCACGTCGTAGTCGAAGGCAAGCAGCCGGAACAGCAAAGCATCTGGACTCAACTCCTGGTCGCAAGCTTCCCGATCCTGGTGATCATCGCCGTGTTCATGTTCTTCATGCGGCAGATGCAGGGTGGCGCTGGAGGCAAGGGCGGGCCGATGAGCTTCGGCAAGAGCAAGGCGCGCCTGCTCTCCGAAGATCAGGTGAAAACCACCTTGGGTGACGTTGCAGGTTGCGACGAAGCCAAGGAAGAAGTCGGTGAGCTGGTCGAGTTCCTGCGTGATCCGGGCAAGTTCCAGCGTCTGGGCGGTCGCATTCCTCGCGGCGTGCTGATGGTCGGTCCTCCGGGTACCGGTAAAACCTTGCTTGCCAAGGCGATTGCCGGTGAAGCCAAGGTTCCGTTCTTCACGATCTCCGGTTCCGATTTCGTCGAAATGTTCGTCGGCGTTGGTGCCAGCCGTGTTCGTGACATGTTCGAACAAGCCAAAAAGCACGCGCCATGCATCATCTTCATCGATGAAATCGACGCTGTCGGTCGCCACCGTGGCGCCGGCATGGGCGGTGGTCACGATGAGCGCGAGCAGACACTCAACCAGTTGCTGGTAGAGATGGACGGCTTTGAAATGAATGACGGCATCATCGTGATCGCTGCAACCAACCGTCCGGACGTTCTGGACCCTGCGTTGCTGCGTCCGGGCCGTTTCGACCGTCAGGTTGTGGTCGGCTTGCCGGATATCCGTGGTCGTGAGCAGATCCTCAAGGTTCACATGCGCAAAGTGCCGATGGGTGACGATGTCGCTCCGGCCGTAATTGCTCGTGGTACGCCTGGTTTCTCTGGTGCCGACCTGGCCAACCTGGTAAACGAAGCGTCGTTGTTCGCTGCCCGTACCGGCAAGCGCATCGTTGAGATGAAAGAGTTCGAACTGGCCAAAGACAAGATCATGATGGGCGCCGAGCGCAAATCGATGGTCATGTCCGAGAAAGAGAAGCAGAACACCGCTTACCACGAGGCTGGCCACGCTATCGTCGGTCGCGTCGTGCCTGAGCATGATCCGGTCTACAAGGTGTCGATCATTCCGCGCGGTCGTGCGCTGGGTGTGACCATGTTCCTGCCGGAAGAAGATCGATACAGCCTGTCCAAGCGCGCCTTGATCAGCCAGATCTGCTCGTTGTACGGCGGCCGTATCGCTGAAGAGATGACCCTGGGCTTTGATGGCGTTACTACCGGTGCGTCGAACGACATCATGCGTGCAAGTCAGATTGCACGAAACATGGTGACCAAGTGGGGGCTGTCGGAAAAACTCGGTCCGTTGATGTACGCCGAAGAAGAGGGTGAAGTGTTCCTCGGTCGTGGCGGCGGTGGTCAGAGTGCAAGCTTCTCCGGTGAGACTGCCAAGCTGATCGACTCCGAAGTGCGCAGCATCATTGATCAGTGCTACGGCACAGCCAAGCAGATCCTCACGGATAACCGTGACAAGCTCGACGCCATGGCGGACGCCCTGATGAAGTACGAGACGATCGACGCCGATCAGATCGACGACATCATGGCCGGTCGTACGCCTCGTGAACCACGCGACTGGTCGGGCGGCGGTGCTGGTACCTCCGGAACACCTCCGGTGGCGCAGGATCCGCGTCCGGAAACACCGATCGGCGGTCCGGCTGCTGACGTTTAA
- a CDS encoding YhbY family RNA-binding protein yields the protein MPLTQEQKKQYKSIGHHLKPVLTVADNGLTEGVLAELERALADHELIKIKLNILDRESRLANIAELCKVGKADLVQVIGKMALIYRKNFSVNKQLSNVHRFK from the coding sequence ATGCCGCTCACTCAAGAGCAGAAGAAACAGTACAAATCCATTGGCCACCATCTGAAACCAGTTTTGACTGTGGCTGATAACGGTTTGACTGAAGGTGTGTTAGCCGAACTTGAACGCGCGTTGGCGGATCACGAGCTGATTAAAATCAAGCTCAACATCCTCGATCGCGAGTCGCGCCTGGCGAACATTGCAGAACTGTGCAAGGTCGGCAAAGCGGACCTGGTTCAGGTTATCGGCAAGATGGCACTGATTTACCGCAAGAACTTCAGCGTCAACAAGCAGCTGTCGAACGTCCATCGCTTCAAGTGA
- the rimP gene encoding ribosome maturation factor RimP: MSSKLEELQALLAPVVVALGYECWGIEFSAQGRHSMLRVYIDKEGGVLVDDCAIVSRQISGVLDVEDPIAVEYTLEVSSPGMERPLFTLEQFAKFAGEQVKIKLRSPFEGRRNFQGLLRGVEEQDVVVQVEDHEFLLPIDMVDKANIIPSFD, encoded by the coding sequence GTGTCGAGCAAGCTAGAAGAGTTGCAGGCCTTGCTGGCCCCGGTGGTCGTGGCCCTAGGCTATGAATGCTGGGGTATTGAGTTTTCGGCTCAAGGTCGCCACTCAATGTTGCGCGTTTATATCGATAAAGAAGGCGGTGTGTTGGTTGACGACTGTGCCATCGTCAGCCGTCAGATCAGCGGTGTTCTGGATGTTGAAGATCCAATCGCCGTTGAGTACACCCTTGAAGTTTCCTCGCCAGGCATGGAACGCCCACTGTTCACTCTTGAGCAGTTTGCAAAATTTGCCGGTGAACAAGTGAAGATCAAGCTGCGCTCGCCTTTCGAAGGCCGACGCAACTTTCAGGGCCTTCTGCGCGGTGTAGAAGAGCAGGACGTCGTGGTGCAGGTAGAAGACCATGAGTTCCTGTTGCCGATCGATATGGTCGACAAGGCCAACATTATTCCCAGTTTTGACTGA
- the folP gene encoding dihydropteroate synthase, giving the protein MTSVQSLTRLPCGNRVLDLAHTHVMGILNVTPDSFSDGGRYSQLDAALRHAEAMVAAGATLIDVGGESTRPGARAVSPLEELERVAPIVERINRELDVIISVDTSTPAVMRETARLGAGLINDVRSLRRDGALDAAAATGLPVCLMHMLGEPGDMQDDPQYRDVTKEVGEFLAERMAQCASVGIPAERIILDPGFGFAKTLQHNLSLFKHMEALHALGRPLLVGVSRKSMIGQALNRPVGERLYGGLALAALASVKGARILRVHDVAETVDLVRMIAAVESAE; this is encoded by the coding sequence ATGACTTCTGTTCAGTCCCTGACCCGGTTGCCTTGCGGCAACCGGGTTCTTGATTTGGCCCATACGCATGTCATGGGCATTCTCAATGTCACTCCCGATTCCTTTTCCGATGGCGGCCGATACAGCCAGCTCGATGCAGCGCTGCGCCACGCCGAAGCGATGGTGGCGGCTGGTGCAACGCTGATAGATGTCGGTGGTGAGTCGACCCGGCCTGGCGCCAGGGCGGTTTCACCGCTCGAAGAGCTTGAGCGCGTTGCGCCGATTGTCGAGCGCATCAATCGCGAGCTGGATGTGATCATCTCAGTTGATACTTCCACGCCAGCAGTCATGCGCGAAACTGCGCGACTGGGTGCTGGGTTGATCAATGATGTACGGTCATTGCGACGTGACGGCGCCCTGGATGCTGCGGCGGCGACCGGTCTTCCGGTGTGTCTGATGCATATGCTCGGCGAGCCGGGCGATATGCAGGACGATCCGCAGTATCGCGACGTGACGAAAGAGGTGGGTGAGTTTCTCGCCGAGCGCATGGCACAGTGTGCGTCAGTGGGGATTCCGGCTGAGCGGATCATTCTTGATCCGGGTTTCGGTTTCGCGAAAACCCTGCAGCACAATCTAAGCTTGTTCAAACATATGGAGGCCTTGCATGCCTTGGGGCGGCCCCTGTTGGTAGGGGTTTCGCGAAAGAGCATGATAGGTCAGGCCTTGAATCGTCCGGTTGGCGAACGTCTGTATGGCGGTCTGGCGTTGGCAGCGCTGGCTTCGGTTAAGGGCGCGCGCATATTGCGCGTTCATGATGTGGCCGAAACAGTCGATCTCGTGCGGATGATTGCCGCAGTGGAATCAGCCGAATAA